One segment of Gammaproteobacteria bacterium DNA contains the following:
- a CDS encoding helix-turn-helix transcriptional regulator, whose amino-acid sequence MNKLYVWQNRGFFMGRLPDISEHRLGSAALCVGIDRPFQVLESESHGWRECRSVLVPPGCLHAIQVGGALMAILFIEPESPDYPAIQNAMLDGEWQCLYELTHEQEVLTALSTAWEQQPDAAVIHDLLDRLIPPPNPENRPQPLDARIQKVIQLMKEDLTRSYSMNELAEYINLSPTRLVHLFKEEVGVPIRRFRQWHRMRVVAALVSKNLTLTDAALDAGFADSSHFSRAFRNMFGITPSSVFGRAANVQIELA is encoded by the coding sequence TTGAACAAGTTGTATGTTTGGCAAAATCGCGGCTTTTTCATGGGCCGCTTGCCCGATATTTCCGAACACCGGCTTGGTTCGGCGGCGCTGTGCGTGGGCATCGACCGACCCTTCCAGGTGCTGGAAAGCGAAAGCCATGGCTGGCGGGAATGCCGCAGCGTCCTGGTTCCGCCGGGTTGTCTGCACGCAATCCAGGTCGGTGGCGCCCTTATGGCGATTCTGTTCATCGAACCGGAGAGTCCCGACTATCCGGCGATTCAAAACGCCATGCTCGATGGCGAGTGGCAATGTCTGTATGAACTGACGCATGAGCAGGAAGTGCTGACCGCATTGAGCACAGCCTGGGAGCAACAGCCGGACGCTGCTGTGATTCATGATTTGCTGGACCGGTTGATTCCTCCGCCGAATCCGGAGAATCGTCCACAACCACTGGATGCGCGGATTCAGAAAGTCATTCAGTTAATGAAAGAGGATTTAACCCGCAGCTACTCAATGAACGAACTGGCCGAGTACATCAACCTGTCGCCAACCCGACTGGTGCATCTGTTCAAGGAAGAAGTGGGAGTGCCGATTCGCCGCTTTCGGCAATGGCACCGAATGCGTGTGGTGGCAGCGCTGGTTTCCAAAAACCTGACCCTAACCGACGCGGCGCTAGATGCCGGATTTGCCGATTCTTCGCATTTCAGCCGGGCGTTCCGCAACATGTTCGGCATCACGCCGTCCTCGGTGTTTGGCCGCGCCGCTAATGTTCAGATTGAACTTGCTTGA
- a CDS encoding TatD family hydrolase: MLTLIDSHNHFDEASFDPDREAAYYRARDAGVGAQVLAAVSARLWPKLKAVTKQYPGLYPCYGLHPAYLAEHRPEHLDALANWLHRERPVAIGECGLDYYLPDLDPNAQAEFFSEQLRLARRHDLPVVIHARHAVDQVIKFLRRFSGVRGMVHSFSGSEDQAGRLLDMGILLSFGGPLTYPRATRLRNLIRYLPLDGFMLETDAPDQPLSNHRGERNEPAFMAEVLNCIAELRGADPVEIAAATTENARRLFRLPDALPAGAH; this comes from the coding sequence ATGCTTACGCTTATCGACAGTCATAATCATTTCGACGAGGCCAGTTTCGATCCTGATCGAGAGGCGGCTTACTATCGGGCGCGAGATGCGGGCGTAGGCGCGCAGGTGCTGGCGGCGGTCAGCGCCCGTCTATGGCCCAAGCTCAAGGCCGTGACAAAACAATATCCTGGACTGTATCCCTGTTATGGCCTGCATCCTGCTTATCTGGCGGAACATCGACCGGAGCATCTGGACGCGCTGGCGAACTGGCTGCATCGGGAACGGCCGGTAGCCATTGGCGAATGTGGGCTAGATTATTACCTGCCTGATCTCGATCCGAATGCTCAAGCCGAGTTTTTTTCCGAACAACTGCGATTGGCTCGTCGTCACGATTTGCCTGTCGTGATCCATGCCCGTCATGCGGTGGATCAGGTCATCAAGTTTCTACGGCGCTTTTCCGGAGTGCGCGGCATGGTGCATAGCTTTTCCGGGAGTGAGGATCAAGCAGGGCGGCTGCTGGATATGGGTATCCTGCTCAGTTTTGGCGGTCCGTTGACCTATCCGCGCGCCACCCGTCTGCGCAATCTGATCCGCTATTTGCCTTTGGATGGTTTCATGTTAGAGACTGATGCCCCGGATCAGCCGTTGAGTAACCATCGCGGCGAGCGCAATGAACCGGCGTTTATGGCCGAGGTGCTTAATTGCATTGCCGAATTGCGCGGCGCTGATCCCGTCGAAATCGCCGCCGCGACGACGGAAAACGCCCGCCGCTTATTTCGGTTGCCCGATGCCCTACCCGCAGGCGCGCACTGA
- a CDS encoding sulfotransferase → MLHFLGIGAQKAGTTWLYEQLNHHPQVTFPLGKEVHFWNRPHDAAAVNLYLNSFVHIDRNPRKSFLLVDWITRCLIRPVPVAPSVAGEITPAYGMLPLETIQEIHRYAPCLRLIYLIRNPIERAWSSALMALERAEMMIDEASDQWFIDHFHSAGSRQRGDYQTCLQTWREVFSEEQLLILRFEQIITEPESLLNRCFQHLGVSQQVPEQLHQWGCQVPVFAGPGYSLRPTLKPALQMLYQKQIEQLAKYLNMDLDTWLGG, encoded by the coding sequence ATGCTTCATTTTTTGGGAATCGGCGCCCAGAAAGCGGGCACCACTTGGCTGTATGAGCAGCTTAATCACCATCCACAGGTGACATTTCCACTCGGCAAGGAAGTTCACTTCTGGAATCGCCCACATGACGCGGCGGCTGTTAATCTTTACTTGAACAGTTTCGTCCACATCGACCGAAATCCGCGAAAATCATTCCTACTCGTCGACTGGATCACCCGCTGCCTGATCCGGCCTGTCCCTGTCGCCCCTTCAGTCGCTGGCGAAATTACCCCTGCCTATGGCATGTTGCCCCTCGAGACGATTCAGGAAATCCATCGCTATGCACCTTGCCTGCGCTTGATTTACTTGATCCGTAATCCTATCGAGCGTGCCTGGTCATCGGCGTTGATGGCCCTGGAGCGGGCGGAAATGATGATCGACGAAGCCAGCGACCAATGGTTCATTGATCATTTTCATTCCGCAGGTTCACGCCAGCGCGGTGATTACCAGACCTGTTTGCAAACCTGGCGCGAGGTTTTTTCTGAAGAACAACTACTGATCTTACGCTTCGAACAGATCATCACCGAACCTGAATCGCTCCTAAACCGCTGCTTTCAGCATCTCGGCGTATCGCAACAAGTCCCGGAACAACTGCACCAATGGGGTTGCCAGGTACCGGTTTTTGCCGGACCTGGCTACAGCCTGCGCCCTACGCTTAAACCGGCATTACAGATGTTGTACCAAAAGCAAATCGAACAGTTGGCGAAATATCTCAATATGGATTTGGATACATGGCTGGGCGGTTAA
- a CDS encoding glycosyltransferase: MPITDIILPVHNGLSHLRDCLDAALTYTPHRDARLLVADDASDSMTAAWLREQEALLHSCWMTLQRQDENLGFLATCNRMMAASLASSPSPDYLLLLNSDVLVSPGWLERLLNCAESDPRIAAVNPLSNRADNIDLPMAPGASYLAMNAFLATRWQGRCHDVVTGVGFCLLLRCDALRQVGLFDPVFEQGYCEESDLCMRLTTAGFRTVVAEDVYVYHRGGGSFNDSNTRYLRNRRLFDERWGKEYRRQFRAFRRADLLKSIRRLFALPTRWDPLPVLWEGAREGLAEWRGRRSANRLARIALRRVFQLATARRPCPRRELTQRLTLPGRLRVTYVLDRLVVAGGVLSILQLVNELIRLGVEARVAALYEDPLIHDWRPLYTQPLIYRNIAELLAECPDSDVIFATHWNTAEWVHQLWKSGRTRTAAYLIQDYEPWFFPEMATDQRRTVEATYALLPHRIVMSDWLRDLLAAKGHDSDKIPLGMDLGQFYPRTTQRRSPLVVLAMARPGTPRRGFPTTIAALTEVKQARPDIEIALFGDRFLDRQLIPFAFRNEGLVIRQDRLAELYSGADIFLDGSEFQGFGRCALEAMACGVACVLTDLGGVLDYACHEDNALLASPGQPLALAAAILRLLDDAVLRQRLIANGLSTAKQFCHRREARDTLTWIENALTHGAAV, from the coding sequence ATGCCGATCACTGACATCATCCTGCCGGTTCATAACGGCCTGAGTCATTTGCGTGACTGCCTGGATGCGGCGCTGACTTATACGCCACACCGTGATGCGCGGTTGTTGGTCGCGGATGACGCCAGCGACTCAATGACCGCCGCATGGTTGCGTGAGCAAGAGGCGTTGTTGCATTCATGCTGGATGACGTTACAGCGGCAGGATGAGAATCTGGGCTTTCTGGCGACCTGCAATCGTATGATGGCCGCATCCCTCGCTTCCAGTCCTTCCCCCGATTATCTGTTGCTGCTGAATAGCGACGTATTGGTGAGTCCCGGTTGGTTGGAGCGCTTGTTGAATTGCGCCGAATCCGATCCGCGCATTGCCGCGGTCAATCCACTCAGCAACCGCGCCGATAACATCGACCTGCCGATGGCGCCAGGCGCCAGTTATCTGGCGATGAATGCGTTTTTAGCGACCCGGTGGCAAGGGCGCTGCCATGACGTCGTGACGGGGGTCGGTTTCTGCCTGCTGTTGCGTTGCGATGCCCTGCGCCAGGTGGGGCTGTTCGATCCGGTTTTTGAACAGGGTTACTGTGAAGAATCGGATCTCTGCATGAGATTGACCACCGCCGGCTTCCGCACCGTGGTTGCCGAGGATGTCTACGTTTATCACCGGGGCGGCGGTTCTTTTAATGACAGTAACACTCGTTACCTGCGCAATCGACGCTTGTTTGATGAGCGTTGGGGAAAGGAATATCGCCGGCAATTCCGTGCGTTCCGTCGTGCAGATCTACTCAAGTCGATTCGCCGACTTTTTGCATTGCCTACCCGCTGGGATCCGCTGCCGGTTCTTTGGGAAGGCGCTCGTGAAGGGTTAGCGGAATGGCGGGGACGGCGTTCCGCTAACCGCCTGGCGCGCATCGCCCTGCGTCGTGTATTTCAACTAGCGACCGCACGCCGTCCTTGCCCACGCCGGGAATTGACACAGCGCTTGACCCTGCCGGGACGGTTGCGAGTCACCTATGTTCTGGATCGGCTGGTCGTTGCTGGCGGCGTACTATCCATCCTGCAACTGGTGAATGAGTTGATCCGGCTGGGCGTTGAGGCGAGGGTAGCCGCGCTTTATGAAGACCCGCTGATTCACGACTGGCGCCCCTTGTATACCCAGCCGCTGATTTACCGCAATATCGCGGAATTGCTGGCGGAATGTCCTGACAGCGATGTGATCTTCGCTACGCACTGGAATACCGCCGAATGGGTGCATCAGTTGTGGAAAAGTGGGCGGACTCGCACAGCGGCCTATCTCATTCAGGACTACGAACCCTGGTTTTTCCCGGAAATGGCAACGGACCAGCGCAGAACGGTCGAAGCCACCTACGCCCTTCTGCCGCATCGGATTGTTATGTCAGACTGGCTGCGGGATTTGCTGGCGGCAAAAGGACATGACAGCGACAAAATTCCCCTGGGCATGGATTTGGGCCAGTTTTATCCCCGGACAACGCAGCGCCGATCGCCACTGGTCGTTTTGGCGATGGCCCGGCCCGGCACGCCGCGCCGTGGTTTTCCTACTACCATTGCAGCGTTGACTGAAGTCAAACAGGCGCGGCCGGATATCGAAATTGCGCTGTTTGGCGACAGGTTCCTGGATCGGCAGTTGATTCCCTTTGCATTTCGCAACGAGGGACTGGTGATCCGCCAGGATCGGCTGGCCGAACTGTATTCCGGCGCCGACATCTTCCTGGATGGCTCCGAGTTTCAAGGCTTCGGGCGCTGCGCCTTGGAGGCGATGGCCTGCGGCGTGGCTTGTGTCCTGACCGACTTGGGCGGCGTTCTGGATTATGCCTGCCATGAAGACAATGCGCTGCTAGCGTCGCCGGGACAGCCGTTGGCACTGGCGGCGGCAATCCTGCGTCTGCTGGATGACGCCGTACTGCGCCAGCGCCTGATCGCCAATGGCCTGAGTACGGCAAAGCAATTTTGTCACCGGCGCGAGGCGCGCGATACCTTGACCTGGATTGAAAATGCGCTGACCCATGGGGCCGCCGTATGA
- a CDS encoding glycosyltransferase codes for MRVLHIGKYYPPFAGGIEHFLADLLPALQQQGVTAAALVHDEQPRRGGQRPVATDHPPIYRAPSYGRLLYAPVSPTFLFWLSRAIQEFQPDLLHLHLPNTSAFWALMLPAARRLPWVIHWHADVVASTLDRRLAIAYRLYRPFEQRLLAASRAIIATSPTYLAASAALAPWRERCHVVPLGLDPARIPDPDPVVLECAEAAWGCESEGYRRFRVLAIGRLTYYKGHDILIQAAADLPNTQALIVGTGEQRNRLEALIQSLSLNESVRLPGFQSEADLNALLATCDVLCLPSLERTEAFGLVLLEAMRFGKPVVVSDISGSGVGWVVDQAGQGLKVPVGDAQALAAALRALQNDSVKRTKLGQAGATALREQFGIEPVAAVITNLYGWLTHSANGFHPSQ; via the coding sequence ATCCGCGTCCTGCACATCGGCAAATACTACCCGCCCTTCGCCGGCGGCATTGAACATTTCCTGGCCGATCTGCTACCCGCTTTGCAACAACAAGGGGTTACGGCAGCAGCGCTGGTGCATGACGAGCAACCCCGCCGGGGAGGCCAACGCCCGGTCGCGACCGATCACCCGCCGATCTACCGCGCTCCCAGTTACGGACGATTGCTTTACGCTCCCGTCAGTCCGACCTTTCTCTTCTGGTTAAGTCGCGCCATCCAGGAATTTCAACCGGACCTGCTGCATTTGCATTTACCCAATACCTCCGCCTTTTGGGCGCTGATGCTTCCTGCTGCCCGGCGTTTGCCCTGGGTGATTCACTGGCATGCCGATGTCGTCGCTTCGACGCTTGATCGACGATTAGCCATAGCCTATCGACTATATCGGCCATTCGAGCAACGTCTATTGGCTGCTAGTCGGGCGATCATCGCCACTTCCCCAACCTATCTTGCCGCCAGCGCCGCGCTGGCCCCGTGGCGCGAGCGTTGTCATGTCGTCCCATTGGGTCTCGACCCAGCGCGTATCCCTGATCCCGATCCGGTTGTGCTGGAGTGCGCGGAAGCAGCATGGGGCTGTGAAAGCGAGGGTTACCGCAGATTCAGAGTGCTGGCTATTGGCCGCCTGACTTATTACAAAGGCCACGATATTCTTATTCAAGCCGCTGCTGACCTACCGAATACCCAGGCGCTCATTGTCGGAACCGGCGAACAGCGCAACCGGCTGGAAGCGTTGATTCAGTCGCTGAGCCTCAATGAAAGCGTGCGCTTACCCGGTTTTCAGTCCGAAGCGGATCTCAACGCCCTACTAGCCACCTGCGATGTGTTGTGCCTGCCATCGTTGGAGCGTACCGAAGCTTTTGGGTTAGTGCTGCTGGAAGCCATGCGTTTTGGTAAACCAGTGGTGGTCAGCGACATTTCCGGTTCTGGCGTCGGCTGGGTGGTAGACCAGGCCGGACAGGGCTTAAAGGTTCCCGTTGGGGATGCACAAGCGCTGGCGGCAGCGTTGCGGGCATTGCAAAACGATTCGGTAAAGCGAACAAAACTCGGTCAGGCCGGCGCAACCGCGCTGCGGGAACAGTTTGGTATTGAACCGGTCGCAGCAGTAATCACGAATTTGTATGGTTGGCTAACTCATTCAGCCAACGGATTCCACCCCAGCCAATAA
- a CDS encoding tRNA threonylcarbamoyladenosine dehydratase has product MPYPQARTEILIGAKGLARLRTARVLIAGLGGVGGHVAEALGRAGIGRLTLLDHDVVSPSNLNRQLLALHSTLGRPKIEVMAERLRDIDPTLELTLIGEFLQPDGAESLVSATTFDVTVQSPPLAKGGEGGFGSRHLGEIPPAPLFSKGGGECLPFDYVADCIDSIACKAALVAACHRHGVPVVSALGAGNCLDVRRVQVATLNQTHVCPLARELRRQLRERGAPLNYPVVYSDELRRPPLPHQPVSSDTPGRPRAVNGTISYMPALFGVMLAGVVIQRLLAGVESVG; this is encoded by the coding sequence ATGCCCTACCCGCAGGCGCGCACTGAAATCCTGATCGGCGCTAAAGGGCTGGCCCGGTTGCGCACGGCGCGGGTGCTGATAGCTGGGCTGGGTGGAGTCGGAGGCCATGTCGCTGAGGCGCTGGGCCGGGCCGGGATTGGTCGGCTGACTTTGCTGGATCATGATGTAGTCTCGCCATCTAATCTCAATCGCCAGTTGCTGGCGCTACATTCGACGCTGGGCCGACCGAAGATTGAAGTCATGGCCGAGCGATTGCGCGATATTGACCCGACGTTGGAATTGACGCTGATTGGGGAATTTCTACAACCGGATGGGGCGGAGTCCCTGGTGTCCGCTACTACCTTCGACGTAACCGTTCAGTCCCCCCCTTTGGCAAAGGGGGGTGAGGGGGGATTTGGGTCCCGTCATCTTGGCGAAATCCCCCCCGCCCCCCTTTTTTCAAAGGGGGGAGGTGAATGCTTACCCTTCGATTACGTTGCTGATTGCATCGACAGCATCGCTTGCAAAGCGGCTTTGGTCGCGGCCTGTCATCGCCACGGCGTACCAGTGGTTTCCGCACTGGGAGCGGGTAATTGTCTGGATGTCCGTCGGGTGCAGGTAGCAACGTTGAACCAAACGCACGTTTGCCCACTGGCCCGCGAATTGCGTCGTCAGTTACGGGAACGAGGCGCGCCACTGAATTACCCAGTGGTTTACAGCGATGAACTGCGCCGTCCGCCCTTGCCACATCAACCGGTTAGCAGCGATACGCCCGGTCGGCCACGAGCGGTGAATGGCACGATTTCCTATATGCCAGCGCTGTTTGGCGTGATGCTGGCGGGAGTGGTGATTCAGCGGTTATTGGCTGGGGTGGAATCCGTTGGCTGA
- a CDS encoding Uma2 family endonuclease: MAFTAQQLAERMPDARELLSDEPEMESTQHYQQLALLVSHLEWRWRERNDFFIGANLTVYYTHQQLRRREFRGPDFFLVQGVTREPRNSWVVWEEEGRYPDLIIELLSDSTASVDRTDKKSLYQNIFRTPEYFWFSPITGEFAGFRLVDRQYQAIQANERGWRWSAELGLYLGPQGGWLRYFDADEGLVLGPEETALWEREQARQERQRAEQERRRAEQAQREKEQEHQRAERLAQRLRELGVSPD; encoded by the coding sequence ATGGCGTTTACAGCGCAACAACTGGCCGAGCGGATGCCGGACGCTCGGGAACTGCTTAGTGATGAACCGGAAATGGAAAGTACGCAACATTACCAACAACTGGCTTTGCTGGTCAGCCATCTGGAGTGGCGTTGGCGGGAGCGCAACGATTTTTTCATTGGCGCGAATCTGACGGTGTACTACACCCATCAGCAACTACGCCGTCGTGAATTTCGCGGGCCGGATTTCTTTCTGGTGCAAGGGGTAACGCGCGAGCCGCGCAATTCCTGGGTGGTTTGGGAGGAAGAGGGCCGTTATCCCGATTTGATCATTGAGTTATTGTCGGATTCCACTGCCTCGGTGGATCGCACCGACAAGAAAAGCCTGTACCAGAATATTTTTCGGACGCCAGAGTATTTCTGGTTCTCGCCAATTACCGGGGAATTCGCCGGATTTCGCCTCGTCGATCGGCAGTACCAAGCGATTCAGGCCAATGAGCGGGGCTGGCGGTGGAGCGCGGAATTGGGATTGTATCTTGGCCCGCAGGGCGGATGGTTGCGGTATTTTGACGCAGATGAAGGCTTGGTGCTGGGGCCGGAAGAAACGGCGCTGTGGGAGAGGGAGCAGGCAAGGCAGGAACGCCAGCGGGCTGAGCAGGAACGTCGGCGGGCCGAACAGGCTCAACGCGAGAAGGAGCAGGAACATCAGCGTGCGGAGCGTCTGGCGCAACGCTTGCGGGAGTTAGGCGTCAGTCCGGATTGA
- a CDS encoding glycosyltransferase family 1 protein, with the protein MAGRLRRIQAAWSARVQAMHWRRWKNAMTSKQMVLFYRDFRGFTGGHLKVWHYFNHVRYSNRYQPCIAFSTDTVWNDANPWLPVRQQALPIWDAEQASILFLAGMDWTVLNEAQRHSPTKPVINLIQHVRHADPDQPLYQYLAHRAVRICVSEPVSQALHATGRVNGPLFTIPNGIELVESPLLVKPWEARHLDILIVGIKQPVLANEIHRFLNVSDQRVEMLTQPLPRPVFLQRLGDAKITVFLPHATEGFYLPALEGFALGTLVICPDCIGNRTFCLTGENCLQPPYTVESLLNAVQKALYMSSHERQFFLKSAQQMAQQYSLLEERRSFLKILQQIEAIW; encoded by the coding sequence ATGGCTGGGCGGTTAAGGCGCATCCAGGCGGCATGGTCGGCGCGGGTTCAGGCGATGCACTGGAGACGCTGGAAAAATGCGATGACATCGAAGCAAATGGTATTGTTCTATCGGGATTTTCGTGGCTTCACCGGAGGGCATTTAAAAGTCTGGCACTATTTCAATCATGTACGCTATTCGAACCGCTATCAACCTTGTATCGCCTTTTCAACTGATACGGTTTGGAATGATGCTAATCCGTGGCTGCCGGTCCGCCAGCAGGCGTTGCCTATCTGGGATGCCGAACAGGCAAGCATTCTTTTCTTGGCGGGAATGGACTGGACAGTTCTCAATGAGGCGCAACGCCATTCTCCCACCAAACCCGTGATTAATCTGATCCAACATGTGCGCCACGCTGATCCTGACCAACCGCTTTATCAGTATCTTGCTCATCGAGCCGTGCGTATCTGCGTCAGCGAACCTGTCTCCCAGGCGCTACATGCCACCGGGCGAGTTAATGGCCCACTCTTCACCATACCCAATGGCATCGAACTTGTTGAATCACCATTGCTGGTTAAACCCTGGGAAGCTCGTCACCTCGATATCCTGATCGTAGGAATTAAACAGCCTGTCTTGGCCAACGAAATCCACAGATTTTTGAACGTATCCGATCAACGCGTCGAAATGTTGACTCAGCCCCTGCCCAGACCGGTTTTTCTGCAACGCTTGGGCGATGCCAAAATTACTGTTTTTTTGCCTCATGCTACTGAAGGATTCTATCTACCTGCTCTGGAAGGATTTGCTCTTGGAACACTGGTAATTTGTCCGGATTGTATTGGCAATCGCACATTTTGCCTGACTGGGGAGAATTGCCTGCAACCGCCTTACACCGTTGAATCTTTGCTTAACGCCGTTCAAAAAGCTCTATATATGTCATCTCATGAAAGGCAATTTTTTTTAAAATCAGCACAACAGATGGCGCAGCAATATTCTCTCTTGGAGGAGCGTCGATCTTTTCTGAAAATTCTTCAGCAAATCGAAGCAATTTGGTAA
- a CDS encoding glycosyltransferase family 2 protein, with protein MTGRIALIVINYRRIADTVECLDSLLRVTAPAFDIFLIDNGSSAGDVAQLTDYVARHPERIAFTAYPENHGFTGAHNRLFEELIPSGRYEYFLLLNNDAVVEPDFLEQMLARIDCSQRIEMVAARVMKYADREQIDNLGITFYKCGLASNRKSLDDPLLGPSGNCALYTAELLRQVHQVSGEYFDDEFFCYAEDTDLAWRAVLLGYRAAYAEEARVYHKGSISSGGPNSDFVLYHGIRNSLFVLVKDAPVRVLLLKLPWMLVLHVAILLRYTIKGKLGVVFRLYRDFLRGIPAMRCKRRSIQQHREISFREIERRISPLFYERGYALGALRDLY; from the coding sequence ATGACCGGGAGGATCGCGCTTATCGTCATCAACTATCGGCGCATTGCTGACACCGTAGAGTGTCTGGATTCGCTGTTGCGGGTTACTGCGCCGGCGTTTGACATTTTCCTGATCGATAACGGCTCCAGCGCTGGCGATGTTGCGCAATTGACCGATTATGTGGCGCGCCATCCCGAGCGCATTGCCTTTACCGCTTATCCCGAGAACCATGGGTTCACTGGCGCGCATAATCGATTGTTTGAGGAGTTGATTCCCAGTGGACGTTATGAGTACTTCCTGCTGCTGAACAACGATGCGGTCGTCGAGCCGGATTTTCTGGAGCAAATGCTGGCGCGCATCGATTGTTCACAACGCATTGAAATGGTCGCGGCGCGGGTCATGAAATACGCCGACCGCGAGCAAATCGATAATCTGGGCATCACTTTTTACAAGTGCGGACTGGCTTCCAACCGCAAGTCGCTGGACGATCCGCTGCTTGGCCCCAGCGGCAATTGCGCGTTGTATACCGCCGAATTGCTGCGCCAGGTCCATCAGGTGTCGGGGGAATACTTCGACGATGAATTTTTCTGCTATGCCGAGGATACCGACCTGGCCTGGCGGGCGGTGTTGCTCGGCTACCGGGCGGCCTATGCTGAGGAGGCCCGTGTCTATCATAAGGGTTCGATTTCCAGCGGCGGTCCTAACAGTGATTTCGTACTCTATCACGGTATCCGCAATTCCTTGTTTGTGCTGGTCAAGGATGCGCCGGTTCGCGTGTTATTGCTGAAGCTGCCCTGGATGCTGGTGCTGCATGTCGCTATTTTGCTGCGATACACGATCAAGGGCAAGTTGGGCGTGGTGTTTCGCCTGTACCGGGATTTTCTGCGCGGCATTCCAGCCATGCGCTGTAAGCGCCGATCGATTCAACAGCATCGGGAAATTTCGTTCCGCGAAATTGAGCGGCGCATCAGCCCGTTGTTCTATGAACGGGGTTACGCGCTGGGGGCGTTGCGGGATTTGTATTGA
- a CDS encoding DUF2304 domain-containing protein, whose protein sequence is MITYQITSMAMGIAIAAVILFLVRRDHLHGPYAIWWIGAAATVVALGFFPRLFDYLAVYLGVRYPPILAIVLGLGLLLVKILTMDMERSRQERLIRRLAQRLAMLEAREPAVPPQIPSPIRGPGED, encoded by the coding sequence ATGATTACTTATCAAATCACTTCGATGGCGATGGGAATCGCTATCGCCGCTGTCATTTTGTTTCTGGTGCGCCGTGACCATCTGCACGGCCCTTACGCCATTTGGTGGATCGGCGCCGCCGCTACGGTTGTTGCGCTGGGTTTCTTTCCCCGACTGTTCGACTATCTGGCCGTGTACCTGGGCGTTCGCTACCCACCGATTCTAGCCATCGTTCTGGGGCTGGGTCTGCTGCTGGTCAAAATCCTGACTATGGATATGGAACGCTCGCGACAGGAGCGGCTGATTCGCCGGTTGGCGCAACGCCTGGCCATGCTGGAAGCGCGAGAACCCGCTGTACCTCCCCAAATCCCTTCTCCCATCAGAGGACCAGGCGAAGATTGA
- a CDS encoding glycosyltransferase family 2 protein, which translates to MITADHLIALIPAHNEAATVGEIVAQVRKQWQCPVVVIDDCSADATAQVAQNAGAIVLPLTIQLGAWGAIQTGLRYALRQGYRTAITLDADGQHEPASIGALLEPLVRGQADVSIGAFPERASRARRFAWSYFRWLTGLKLEDITSGFRAYNQPAMHVLASSEASLLDYQDVGVLLILRRQGLRTVEVPVPMQARANGASRVFRSWLIVGKYMLQTSLLCIARVGYNHSPPADD; encoded by the coding sequence ATGATCACTGCTGACCACCTCATTGCCCTCATCCCGGCCCACAACGAGGCTGCCACCGTGGGCGAGATCGTGGCCCAGGTCCGGAAACAGTGGCAATGTCCTGTGGTCGTGATTGACGATTGCAGCGCCGACGCCACGGCCCAAGTCGCCCAAAACGCCGGTGCCATCGTGTTGCCGCTGACTATTCAACTCGGCGCATGGGGCGCGATTCAAACCGGATTGCGCTACGCTCTGCGGCAAGGCTACCGCACCGCCATCACCCTCGATGCGGACGGTCAACATGAACCGGCCAGCATTGGCGCCCTGCTCGAACCACTCGTCCGGGGGCAAGCCGACGTCAGCATCGGCGCATTTCCAGAGCGAGCCAGCCGCGCTCGACGCTTCGCCTGGAGCTACTTTCGCTGGCTGACCGGACTCAAGCTGGAAGACATCACCTCTGGCTTTCGCGCGTACAATCAACCGGCCATGCACGTACTTGCCTCCAGCGAAGCCAGCCTGCTGGATTATCAGGACGTCGGTGTGCTACTGATCCTGCGTCGCCAGGGACTACGAACCGTAGAGGTGCCGGTTCCGATGCAGGCCCGTGCGAATGGCGCATCGCGCGTCTTTCGCTCCTGGTTGATCGTGGGAAAATACATGCTGCAAACCAGCCTGCTCTGCATCGCCCGGGTCGGCTATAACCATTCGCCACCGGCTGACGACTAA